The Legionella cincinnatiensis genome includes a region encoding these proteins:
- a CDS encoding 3-phosphoglycerate dehydrogenase family protein has product MFTIQVLDNISPQGLSLFHPDLYQLGLNPIDPDVILVHSHKLHNHPFSKNLKAVARAGTGTDNIPVEALTQKGIPVFYAPGANTNAVKELVMAAMIMGYRHLDQTQTFITDLTKANNQLFHREIEIKKKKFIGHEISGKTLGVIGLGNVGVKVANTALALGMHVLGFDTNMTLNNALALMPGVEKITDMNLLLTHADIITLHIPLNVETKHLINEENIVLLKPNTLLLNFSREQVVSEPAILQQLNNGQLMGYITDFPTINLAGHPNVLCFPHLGASTQEAEQSASEMIIRNICNYLEHGGIEYSVNFPNISLSAAQIPNCHRILTINQNTPGVIGKITQKISKMKYNVEQMENKSRGSIAINLIDLSGPKESLPQLCKQLKEISSLMHVRHITVHNKQ; this is encoded by the coding sequence ATGTTCACGATTCAAGTTCTTGATAATATATCTCCTCAAGGCTTGAGTTTGTTTCATCCTGATCTTTATCAATTAGGTCTTAATCCCATAGATCCCGATGTCATTTTGGTACACTCCCATAAATTACATAATCATCCGTTTTCAAAGAACTTAAAGGCAGTAGCCCGAGCTGGAACAGGTACTGATAATATCCCAGTTGAAGCACTAACCCAAAAAGGCATCCCTGTGTTTTATGCTCCTGGAGCAAATACAAATGCCGTAAAGGAACTGGTGATGGCAGCGATGATTATGGGCTATAGACATTTGGATCAAACTCAAACATTTATTACTGATTTAACCAAAGCAAATAACCAACTATTTCATCGAGAAATTGAAATCAAAAAGAAGAAATTTATTGGCCATGAAATTTCAGGTAAAACTTTAGGTGTTATTGGTTTAGGGAATGTAGGAGTAAAAGTCGCTAATACAGCATTGGCCTTAGGAATGCACGTATTAGGATTTGATACAAACATGACTTTGAATAATGCTTTGGCGCTTATGCCTGGAGTTGAAAAGATCACCGATATGAATCTCTTATTGACTCATGCGGATATTATTACTTTGCATATTCCTTTAAATGTAGAGACCAAACATTTAATTAATGAAGAAAATATTGTCTTATTGAAACCCAATACACTTTTACTGAATTTTTCTCGAGAACAAGTAGTAAGCGAACCCGCAATCCTACAACAATTAAATAACGGCCAATTAATGGGTTATATTACTGATTTTCCAACAATTAACCTAGCAGGCCATCCTAATGTCCTATGCTTCCCTCATTTGGGAGCAAGCACTCAAGAAGCAGAACAAAGTGCTTCAGAAATGATTATTCGAAATATTTGTAATTATCTCGAGCATGGCGGCATAGAATATTCGGTTAATTTTCCAAATATATCGCTGTCAGCAGCACAAATACCCAATTGCCACCGTATACTCACTATTAACCAGAACACACCTGGAGTAATAGGTAAAATTACTCAGAAAATATCAAAAATGAAATATAATGTAGAACAGATGGAAAATAAATCTCGAGGATCCATTGCAATTAATCTTATTGATCTTTCTGGCCCAAAAGAATCACTTCCACAACTTTGTAAGCAATTAAAAGAAATTTCTAGTTTGATGCACGTGCGACATATTACAGTCCATAATAAACAATAA
- a CDS encoding 7-carboxy-7-deazaguanine synthase QueE, translating to MFGFNDKVGKAFFNKAKHDELLVTSRFFTLQGEGPYRGHPAYFIRLAKCNLACSFCDTYFDSGEWRNFTSLLKEAEQVIDDFFKNRSLSTPPWAQGLAKKMVLVITGGEPSLQQNLSAFLEMAQAYFQSTQIESNGIAVLADLPKSTTLVVSPKCLEKEGNVIRYLKPNPKMLARADCLKFVISAPEDNQYAPYSDIPLWAHEWAKQMNKQIFISPMNIYQKEPQRVKVIRDEGRDLTMTERSEINEVISFWEPGLLDLKKNQRNHEYAAEYCMKYGFILNLQIHLYAGLP from the coding sequence ATGTTTGGATTCAATGACAAAGTAGGAAAAGCGTTCTTCAATAAAGCAAAGCATGATGAACTATTAGTGACAAGTCGTTTTTTTACGTTACAAGGAGAAGGACCGTATCGTGGACATCCTGCTTATTTTATCCGTCTGGCTAAATGCAACTTAGCGTGTTCTTTTTGTGATACCTATTTTGATTCTGGTGAGTGGAGAAACTTTACTTCTTTGCTAAAAGAAGCAGAGCAGGTGATCGATGATTTTTTTAAAAATCGTAGCTTATCAACTCCCCCTTGGGCGCAAGGTCTTGCCAAAAAAATGGTGCTCGTAATTACCGGTGGTGAACCTTCATTACAACAAAATTTATCTGCATTTTTAGAAATGGCTCAAGCCTACTTCCAATCGACTCAAATTGAATCAAATGGTATTGCTGTTTTAGCAGATCTTCCTAAGAGCACTACCTTGGTAGTGAGCCCTAAATGTCTGGAAAAAGAAGGTAACGTAATTCGATACCTAAAACCCAATCCCAAAATGTTGGCGCGTGCTGATTGTTTGAAATTTGTAATATCAGCTCCTGAAGACAATCAATATGCACCCTACAGTGACATTCCTCTATGGGCACATGAATGGGCGAAACAAATGAACAAGCAAATCTTCATCAGTCCCATGAATATTTATCAAAAAGAGCCACAGCGTGTTAAAGTCATACGTGATGAAGGTCGTGATCTCACTATGACTGAACGTTCCGAAATCAATGAAGTAATTAGTTTTTGGGAACCTGGTCTTCTAGATCTGAAAAAAAATCAACGTAATCATGAGTACGCAGCAGAATACTGCATGAAGTATGGATTTATTCTTAACCTACAAATTCATCTTTATGCGGGTCTTCCTTAG
- a CDS encoding endonuclease/exonuclease/phosphatase family protein, with translation MQQDKRSVSLITYNIHKGFGVGTIRFLLPKMRDAITNLNPDFVFLQEVQGEHVKRQKRINAWPASPQSEYIAENIWPHYVYAKNAVYQSGHHGNAILSKYAFERFENINLTHIRRASRGILHAQLKLDNVTIHLLCVHLGLFKAERTVQCNTLMQRIKDVVPQNEPLLMAGDFNDWRTIISKPLADYLNIEEAFVSIEGQHARSFPAIRPALCIDRVYFRGMKVQEVACLQGKPWRMLSDHLPLYARFELM, from the coding sequence ATGCAACAAGATAAACGTAGTGTCTCATTAATAACTTATAATATTCATAAAGGATTTGGGGTGGGTACCATTCGCTTTTTGCTTCCTAAAATGCGGGATGCGATAACGAATTTAAATCCTGATTTTGTTTTTTTGCAAGAAGTTCAGGGGGAGCACGTAAAACGACAAAAACGAATTAATGCATGGCCTGCTTCTCCACAATCTGAGTACATTGCTGAAAACATATGGCCACATTATGTTTATGCGAAAAATGCAGTATATCAATCAGGGCATCATGGTAATGCTATTTTAAGTAAGTACGCTTTTGAGCGATTTGAGAATATTAATCTTACCCATATTCGTAGAGCTTCAAGAGGCATATTACACGCGCAATTGAAGCTGGATAATGTAACGATTCATTTATTATGCGTGCATTTAGGTCTTTTTAAAGCGGAACGTACCGTGCAATGCAATACTTTAATGCAACGAATTAAAGATGTGGTTCCTCAAAATGAGCCTTTATTGATGGCGGGTGATTTCAACGATTGGCGTACTATTATTTCCAAACCTCTGGCTGACTATTTAAATATAGAGGAAGCATTTGTTTCTATTGAAGGCCAACATGCACGATCTTTTCCTGCAATTAGGCCTGCCTTGTGTATTGATCGAGTGTATTTTCGCGGTATGAAAGTACAAGAGGTGGCTTGTTTACAGGGTAAACCATGGAGAATGCTGTCCGATCATTTACCCCTTTATGCCCGTTTTGAATTGATGTAA